CAGCGCTTGGAGCACTTCGGACGCATGCCCCTTGGGCGTCACCTTGTCCCATGCGCGGACGATCCGCCCGTCCGGTCCGATCAGGAACGTCTTGCGGAACACGCCCATGTAGGTTCGCCCGTAGTTCTTCTTTTCGCCGTACGCCCCGTAGGAACCCGCGATGGACGCCCCGTCGTCCACAAGAAGGGGGAACGTCAAGCCGTACTTGGCTCGGAACTTCGCGTGGCTGGCAGCGGAGTCGGGGCTGGCTCCGATGACAATGGCGTCGGCTGCGGTGAACGTGTCGAGTTCGTCACGGAACTCGGATGCCTCGACGGTTCAGCCAGGCGTGTCGTCTTTGGGATAGAAGAACAGCACGACCGACTTGGCGTCCCGATAGTCTCGTAGCGAGATGGTCTCGCCGGTGTCCGACACGGCTGAGAAGTCTGGCGCAATGTCGCCGCTCTTGAGCACGGGGGTTCCCTTCTGATCGTGGTTGAGGTGGGATATGCTTGCCCGCGGATTGTAGCGCGACTCCGAGCCCGACGTAACATGGGAGGAACGCCTCGATGCGCATCATCGCCGTGGACCCGTTCTATCTTCGGATGCCGACGATCACGGATGCCGCCGACGGACAGCAGGACACGATCCTTGTGCGCGTCCGTACCGACGCCGGTATCGAGGGGTGGGGCGAGAGCGACGCTTCGCCGTTGGTCTCCATGGCGGCGTACTGCTGTCCGATGTCGCACGGGAACATCATCAACATTCGCCAGTCGCTTCTTGGAGAGTCGATCAACTCGCCCGACGACGTCGTTCGGCTGCACGCCAAGGCGCTTCGCAACGGCTTGGACATCCAGCAAATCCACCACGCCTACAGCGCCGCCGATATCGCGCTCTGGGACATCGTGGGCAAGAAAGCCGGTGTGCCGGTCTACAGGCTGCTTTCGGACGGTAGATCGCATGCGAAGCTGCCGTACGCATCGGTGCTCTTCGGCGATACGCCCGAGGAGACGCGCCTGCGAGCGATGGTGCTCCGCGACCGAGGGTTCCAGGCAGCGAAGTTCGGCTGGGGCCCGATGGGCAAGCACGGCGAGGAGAACGACATCGCTTTGGTACAGGCGGCGCGCGAGGGAATGGGCGATGATGCTCAAGTCATGATCGATGCCGGCGTCGTCTGGGGCGAGGACGCAGCCACCGCGTACCGACGGTCGGTTGCCTTCCGCGAGTTCCGTCCCACCTGGCTGGAGGAACCGCTTCGGCCGGATGCCATCGACGCCTA
This genomic interval from Candidatus Poribacteria bacterium contains the following:
- a CDS encoding peroxiredoxin; this encodes MLKSGDIAPDFSAVSDTGETISLRDYRDAKSVVLFFYPKDDTPGUTVEASEFRDELDTFTAADAIVIGASPDSAASHAKFRAKYGLTFPLLVDDGASIAGSYGAYGEKKNYGRTYMGVFRKTFLIGPDGRIVRAWDKVTPKGHASEVLQALREADT
- a CDS encoding mandelate racemase/muconate lactonizing enzyme family protein; this encodes MRIIAVDPFYLRMPTITDAADGQQDTILVRVRTDAGIEGWGESDASPLVSMAAYCCPMSHGNIINIRQSLLGESINSPDDVVRLHAKALRNGLDIQQIHHAYSAADIALWDIVGKKAGVPVYRLLSDGRSHAKLPYASVLFGDTPEETRLRAMVLRDRGFQAAKFGWGPMGKHGEENDIALVQAAREGMGDDAQVMIDAGVVWGEDAATAYRRSVAFREFRPTWLEEPLRPDAIDAYADLAAMNPPVPIAAGEGAGNLRQAQDIISNGRVQYCQIDVGRIGGVTPAYRVRTLAEDTGIVYVNHTYKSHLSVAASLHVFATNPDFRLAEYPAAESPLSANVASRVERGADGLIRAPEQPGIGVTVDLDVVRQYYVPVRIEAGGDVLGFGSPDS